The genomic segment GAGAAGCTCGTCCGGCTCCACCTGGGCGCGGCCTACGCCGTGGCGCTCGGCGTCACCGGCGACCCCGACGACGCCCAGGACGTGGTGCAGGACGCCTTCGCCAACGTGCTGGGGCGCCTGCACGAGTGCCGCAACCCCGCCACCTTCTCCGGCTGGCTCATCCAGATCGTGCGCAACACCGCGCGCAATCGCGTGCGCTACCGCCGGGTGCGCGCGGCGGCGCCGCTGGACGAGGCGCGGGAGGCGCGCACTGGCGACGACCCCTCGAAGGACGCCGAGCGCGAGGAGCTGCGCCGCCGCCTGCTGGGCGCCATGCCCGAGCTGACCCCGGTGCAGCGCGAGGTGCTGCTGCTGCACGACCTGGAGGGGTGGAAGCACCGCGAGATCGCCGAGGCGCTCGAGATCCCCGACGGGACCGTGCGCTACCACCTGTTCCAGGCCCGGCGCCGCCTGAGAAAAGCCCTGGGAATGCTGGTGACCGATGATTGACGAGCTCCATCCGGACCGCATCGACCTCTCCCCCCTGGACCCGCGGCACGACCGCGAGCGCTGGGAGGCGATGGTGGCGCGCATCGTGGCGCGCGCCGCCTCGCCCCGGAGCGCCTGGGCGGTGCTGGCCGGCTGGCGGCGCCCGGCGCTGGCCGCGGCCGCGCTGGTGGCGGCGGTGTCGGCGGGGCTGATGTGGTGGGACGGGCGCGTGGCCGAGGGCACGCAGCCCGCGCAGACGGTGGCCGAGTCCCTGGACGTGCCGCGGCCGGTGTCGGACTGGATCGTGGAGGGCCGCGACCCGGCCCGCGGCGACCTGTACGTGGCGGTGGACGAGCTGCCGTAGGAAAGTGCGAAGTGCGAAGTGCTGAGTGCGAAGTGCTCTGATCCACGGAGCCCAGGATCGTCGAGTTCCACGGCGCGTAACGGACACGTACTTCAGCAAGCGAGAGATACATGGTGATCACGCCGTCTTCGTCGCGGACCCGGCTGCTGGGGCTGGCGCTCCTGGCCGCGGTGTTCGTGGCCGGCGGGCTGGCGGGCGCGGCCTTCCACAGCGTGGCCGAGGCGCGCCCGGCGGCCGGCGCCCAGGCCGCGAAGGAGTGCGACGGCCCGCGCGGCAAGCGCGACCGCATCATCGACCAGGTGAACCCCACCCCCGAGCAGCGCGCGCGGATCGACGCCATCATGGAGCGCCGCCACGCGCAGATGGACGCCTTCTGGAACGGCGAGGGACGCCGCATGAAGGCGATCGTCGACTCCACGCGCGAAGAGGTCCGCGCCGTGCTCACCCCCGAGCAGCGGGCCGAGTACGACCGCCTGCGGGCCGAGCACCGCGCCCGCCGCGAGCGGGAGCGCGAGAGCGGCGGCCCCGGTGGAGCGCCCCCGGCCGCGCCGTCGCGCCCATAGCTTGCATCGCGTCGGGCGAGGGGATCCGAGACTCGACTGGACCGGAGAGGGGAGGAGGGGACGATGAGGTTCTTCATGAGCCGCTTCGAGGAGGTGACGCTCGCCCTGCTGCGCGTGGTGGCGGGCCTCCTGTTCTGGCAGCACGGCGCGCAGAAGCTGCTGGGGATGTTCGGCGGCGTGGACGGGCAGGGCGCCACCCCGCCGCTGATGTCGCAGTTCGGGCTCGCGGGGGTGCTGGAGTTCGTGGGCGGCATCCTGATCGCGCTGGGGCTCTTCACCCGCCCCGTGGCCTTCATCCTGGCGGGGGAGATGGCGGTGGCCTACTTCCAGGTCCACGCGCCCAACGGCTTCTGGCCGATCGTGAACAAGGGCGAGCTGGCGGTGCTCTACTGCTTCCTCTTCCTCTACCTCTCCGCCCGCGGCGCCGGCCGCTACAGCCTGGACGCGGCGCTCTTCCGCCGCACCCCCGCCGACCGCCCGGTGGCGACGTCGTAACACTGAAGTGCCCGGTCCCGAGTGCCCAGTGCCCAGTATCTCTCTTCGGGCGCTGGGCACTGTCGTTGGAGCCTTGTCAGTGGACGCCGAGCGCTCGATTCTCCACATGTCCGAGATCCCGCCCTTCGACCCGCCGACTGTTTCATGGACACCACCGCCGGCGCCACCCCCGCTCCCGACACCTCCGCGCACGCCCCCGCCCCCGGCGCCGACCCCGCGCTGCTGCAGGCGAAGTGGGGCCAGGCGCTCACGTTCGAGCAGTTCCTCGGCGTGGCGAAGGAGCTGGCCGAGCTCTGGCCCAAGCTGTACGGGCGCGCCTCCGTCGCCCCCGAGTGGGCGGAGCGCGCCCGCGCCTTCCCCGCGCCGCTCAGGCTGCTCATCCTCAGCGAGGACTGGTGCGGCGACTCGGTCAACACCGTCCCCCTCCTCCAGCGCCTGGCTGAAGGATCGGGCGGGAAGCTGGAGCTGCGGCTGCTGGCGCGCGACGAGAACCTCGACCTGATGGACGCGCACCTGACCGGCGCCTCGCGCTCGATCCCGGCGGTCATCGTGCTCGACTCCGCCTTCCGCGAGCTGGGGTGGTGGGGCCCCCGCCCCGCGCCGCTGCAGCGCTGGGTGCTGGAGACGGGCCTGGCGCTGCCGAAGGAGGAGCGCTACCGCGAGGTGCGCACCTGGTACGTCCGCGACCGCGGCGCCACCACCCTGGCCGACGTCGTCCCCATGCTGGAGCGCCTGTCCGCGGAGGCGGCGTCGCACGGTTGAGCCGGTCCCAGGAACTGCGTCATCCAAAAGACGAGCGGGGCGCGCCAGGTGGAGCGCCCCGCTCGATCTTTCATCGGTCGTGAATCACCCGGCCAGGACGGCGGGACGGGTGGGCTCGGGGTGCCGGCGCCGGTCGAGCGCGTAGACGTCTTCCTCGCGGAAGGCCCACAGGAGCAGGGAGGCGGGGAAGATCACGATCGAGGAGAAGAAGACCAGGTTCGCGTCCTCGAAGACGATCGCCAGCGGATCGACCACCGACTTCCAGACGGCGAGCAGGGTGAAGGCGGTGACCGCCAGCAGGAACGGGTACGCCACCTTCCGCGCCAGACCCAGCACCACCAGCGCACCCGCGAGCACCTGGACCGCCCCGAACGCGCGCAGCAGCACGGGCGCCGAGAACATCCCCAGGTAGAAGTGCTCGGAGACGAGCAGCCCATGCTCCGTGTTCACCAGCTTGTCGAGCCCCCACACGACCAGGAAGAGCCCGAGCGAGACCCGCAGCAGCAACAAGCTCCACGTCTTCATCGCCACCCGCCTCCTGATCCGGTGAAACGCCCGCGCACCCGTTCGGAGGAGTCAATCCGGCGGCCGGTCGCCGGGTTCCCGAGTGCAGACGGGTGCGCACTCGCGCACCACGCCGTCAGACGTCCACCTCCACCTCGTCCACGTAGCACCAGCTCCAGTCCTCCCCCGGCTCGGCGGACCTGACGATCGGGTGGCGGGTGGCGTGGAAGTGCCTGGTGGCGTGCTTGTTCGGCGAGCTGTCGCAGCAGCCCACGTGGCCGCAGGTGCGGCACATCCGCAGGTGCACCCACCAGCTCCCCGTCTTCAGGCACTCCTCGCACCCTTCGCTGTCGGGGCGCACGTCCTGGATCATGTCGGTGTGGGTGCAGGCGCTCGCCATCGGGACCTCGGTGCGGGAGTACGGAAGTACGGAAGTACGGAAGTACGGAAGTACGCGGAGACATGCTCGCCAAACTATCGCCCGTACCCCCCGCGAGCCACCTCGCCGGCCTTGATCCGCCCCCGTGAAGCGATCACCCTTCGGCGTCCTGCCGGGAATCGTGCAGCAACCTGCTGCACTATTTCCCCCGGGAACGCCGCCCGCTCCCATTTGTGCAAGCGCCGCTTGCACGATTGCGCTCCCGAGACGCCGGGACCTCCGCGTGTTCCGCTCGTCCGTGGTCGGTGGCGGCCGCCTGGGCGGGGAGGCCGGGAGTGCCGGGAAGGGCGGCACCAAGTGCGTCGTGGAGCATCTGCTTCAGCTCGAAGGTGGTGACGCCGATCGGCCTGGCGGAGCCGCGCAGCGCGTACTCCACGACCACCTCGTTGCGGCCCTTGCAGAGGATGATCCCCAGGCTCGGCCCGTCGTCCGGGTGCCGGAGCAGGTCGTCCACGGCGGCGAGGTAGAAGTTCATCTTCCCCGCGAACTCCGGCTCGAAGTCGCCCACCTTCAGCTCGACCACCACGTAGCAGCGCAGCCGCAGGTGGTAGAAGAGCAGGTCCAGGAAGAACTCCCTCCCGCCCACCTCCAGCCGGTGCTGGCTCCCCACGAACGAGAACCCCACCCCCAGCTCCAGCAGGAAGTCGCGGATGTGCGTGGTGAGCGCGCGCTCCAGGTCGCGCTCGTGGCACTTCTCCGCGAGCGTCAGGAAGTCGAAGGTGTAGGGGTCCTTCAGCAGCTCGCGCGCGAGGTCCGACTGCGCCGGCGGCAGCGTGCGCTCGAAGTTGGTCGCCGCCCGCCCCTGGCGGTGGACCAGCCCGCTCGCGATCTGCGCCGCCAGCACGTTGCGCGACCACCCGTGCTCGATGGCGCGGCGGGAGTACCACTCGCGCTCCGCGGGCTCCCTCACCCGGTCGAGCAGCACGAGGTGGGTGCCCCCATGGAATTTGTGCAGCAACTTGCTGCACAAATTCAAGCTCGGGGTACGCCTCGGCCAACTTGCGCATGTACTTGAGGTTGCGCGGCGAGAACCCACGCTCGCCCGGGAAGGCGGCGCGCAGGTCGGCCGCCAGCCGGTCGATCACCCGCGCGCCCCAGCCCTGCCTCTCCTGCCGCGCCAGGATGTCGCGGCCGATCTCCCAGTAGAGCAGCACCAGCTCCCGGTTCACGGCCGCCGCCGCGCGCACGCGGGCGGCGTGGATGCGCTGCTTCAGCTCCTGCACGAACTCGGCGTAGTCGGTCGGCAGCGGGATCAGGGTGTGGGTCATTGGATTGGCGACGGGGGAGTGGGAGCGAGGCGGGAGAAATGGACGTGCCGCACAACCTAGCACCCCGTCCCGGATCTGAAAAGACCTTTCATTGCGGCATCTATTTCTCTACAGCCCAAAGAGAGCGGAATCCATACCCGAAGAACCGCGGCCCCACGGAAATCCCGTGGGGCCGCGGTTCTCGTCACCGGCCTGGGAGCGACCGCCTACTTCGCCTCCAGTCCCCGCTCGATCAGGAAGCGCAGGCTGGCGGCGTGGGCCGCGGTGGCCGCGTCGGCGCCCGCGCGGCCGGCGGCGAGCCGCTCGATCCGGCGCAGGTTGGTGAGGGCGGCCGAGCGCGAGGGGGCGTCGTAGCCCGGCGCGTCGGTGGCGATGCGCAGCAGGCGCTGCACGTAGGCCACCTGCAGGTTCTGCCGGAAGGTGTTCACGCTGCCGCGCTGGTCGTCCGCGAACACCGCGTCCGTCAGGTCGCCCACCACCTCGACCACCGGGTAGTCGTTGCCGTACAGCCGGCTGTCGCTGATCCGCTTCAGCACCACCGGGTGCAGCAGGTGCTCCAGGACCTGCTGCTGCACGTTCAGCACGCGGTCGTGCACCTTCGGGTCCTCCGTGGCCGGCAGGTGGTCGAAGCCGCGGCGCTGCATCTGGAGGTGCGCGTACAGCTCGGCGGGGGCGCTGAACGCGCCGGGGCCGAAGACGTGCTCGCGCAGCACCGCCATCGCCCGCCGCTGCTCGGCGCCCGGCACGGGGCGGAAGGGGCGCGTGGCCCCGGGCTGCCCCGCCACCGCGCGGTCCACGTACACGCCGCCCACGTGGCGCGAGACCACCGCGGCCGCGTTCGCCTGCTCGGCGGTGAGCACCAGGTACGCGTTGCGCAGCTCGTGGTACGAGGCGCCCGGCGTGGTGTAGCGGCGCAGCACGTCCTTCGTCACCCGGTCCACCAGCGCCATCCGCTCCTCGGCGTAGCCGATGGGATCGCTCGTGAGGTCGAAGAGCATCACGCGCGGGTCGATCGCCTTCCCCGGCGCCCGCATGTCGTCGGCGTCGTTGCCGAAGGCCAGCCCCGGCTCGGCGGAGCGCGCCAGGTGCGTGGAGCGGCGGCCGGCGTCGCGCATCTCGTCGGCGTAGCCGTACTGGATCGCCCACACGTCGTACGGGCCCACGCTGGTGGTGTACACCTGCGCGCGCGGCTGGCCGGGGCCGCTCACGTTCACGGCCGGGTAGTCCATCACCGACCCGTACAGCCCCGTGCGGGCGGTGAGGGCGGCGTCGCGCACCTGGTCGGGGCTCAGCATGGTGCTGGCCTTCATGTTGTGCATCAGCCCCAGCGTGTGCCCCACCTCGTGCAGCACCAGGTAGTGCAGCGCCTCGCGCAGCCGGCTGGTCACCTCCACCTCGTCGGCCCCGAAGGCCCGGAGCGCCTCGGCGGCGAAGAGCGTGGAGGCGTGGAGCTGCTCGCCCAGCATGCACGCCTGCGGGTCGATCTCGCCGTCGCCCCCGGCGAAGCTCGGGAGCGCGGCCTCGGCGAAGAGGCGGTCGTGGCGCAGGCGGTTGGAGACGAAGCCGAACTCCAGCATGATGTCGGCGCCCAGGATCTCGCCCGTGCGCGGGTTCACGAAGCTGGGCCCGTACCCCGAGAACGGCGGCGCGGGCGACGAGGTCCAGCGGATCACGTTGTAGCGGATGTCGCCGGCGTCCCAGTCGGCGTCGTCGGGCTGCACGTTCACCACCACGGCGTTGCGGAAGCCGGCGGCCTCGAACGCCCGGTTCCACACCAGCGCGGCCTGGCGCACCGTCTCGCGCAGCTCCACGGGCGTGGTGTTCTCGATCCAGAACACGATCGGCTGCACCGGCTCCGACACCGCGGCCGTGGGGTCCTTCTTCACCAGCCGCCAGCGGCTGATCGGGTCGCGGTACGGGGTGGCGCTGGTGGAGGTGAGGTCGGTCACCCGGGTGGTGAAGAAGCCCACGCGCGGGTCCTCGAAGCGCGGCTCGAAGCCGTCCTCGGGCGCCTCGATCAGCGAGTGCCGCACGCGGATGGTCACGTTGCGCGGGTCGGCCACGCCGGGGTCGCCGCCGGCCACCGGGGCCGGGTTCTCGTAGACGTAGTCGACCACCACGTCGGTGTTCTTCGGGTAGTTGTGCACCGCCGCCACGCGCGTCTTGGCCTTGCTGAGCTGGCCCAGGGCGAAGGCGGGCTGGGGCGGCGGCGGGCCCGGGACGGGCGAGGGCTTCACCTGGGTGAGCGCCTCGGTGAGGAAGAGGTCGTCCGCCTTGATCAGGTACTCGCCCTTCGCGGGGTCGCGCGCCACGATCTCCTGCACGGCCAGCACGGCGGGGGAGATGTTGGCCTCGGCCGCGCGGGCCAGCGCGTGCTCGGGGGCGAAGTGGAAGGCGGTGTTCTCGCGCACGAACTCGATGCGGTTGTGCGCGCGGCGGACGCGGAAGATCTGGTTGCCGCGGTACTGCCCGCGGAAGTGCCCGCCCGAGACCACCCCGTCGGCGGTGTGGTTGAAGTAGATGAACTCGCGGCCGAGCTGGGGCTCGCGCACCACCAGGTGCAGGG from the Longimicrobium sp. genome contains:
- a CDS encoding RNA polymerase sigma factor, whose amino-acid sequence is MADEDVLLVERALEGDAGAIEKLVRLHLGAAYAVALGVTGDPDDAQDVVQDAFANVLGRLHECRNPATFSGWLIQIVRNTARNRVRYRRVRAAAPLDEAREARTGDDPSKDAEREELRRRLLGAMPELTPVQREVLLLHDLEGWKHREIAEALEIPDGTVRYHLFQARRRLRKALGMLVTDD
- a CDS encoding DoxX family protein, with amino-acid sequence MRFFMSRFEEVTLALLRVVAGLLFWQHGAQKLLGMFGGVDGQGATPPLMSQFGLAGVLEFVGGILIALGLFTRPVAFILAGEMAVAYFQVHAPNGFWPIVNKGELAVLYCFLFLYLSARGAGRYSLDAALFRRTPADRPVATS
- a CDS encoding thioredoxin family protein, with the translated sequence MDTTAGATPAPDTSAHAPAPGADPALLQAKWGQALTFEQFLGVAKELAELWPKLYGRASVAPEWAERARAFPAPLRLLILSEDWCGDSVNTVPLLQRLAEGSGGKLELRLLARDENLDLMDAHLTGASRSIPAVIVLDSAFRELGWWGPRPAPLQRWVLETGLALPKEERYREVRTWYVRDRGATTLADVVPMLERLSAEAASHG
- a CDS encoding DoxX family membrane protein gives rise to the protein MKTWSLLLLRVSLGLFLVVWGLDKLVNTEHGLLVSEHFYLGMFSAPVLLRAFGAVQVLAGALVVLGLARKVAYPFLLAVTAFTLLAVWKSVVDPLAIVFEDANLVFFSSIVIFPASLLLWAFREEDVYALDRRRHPEPTRPAVLAG
- a CDS encoding UBP-type zinc finger domain-containing protein, giving the protein MASACTHTDMIQDVRPDSEGCEECLKTGSWWVHLRMCRTCGHVGCCDSSPNKHATRHFHATRHPIVRSAEPGEDWSWCYVDEVEVDV
- a CDS encoding PDDEXK nuclease domain-containing protein, with translation MLHKFHGGTHLVLLDRVREPAEREWYSRRAIEHGWSRNVLAAQIASGLVHRQGRAATNFERTLPPAQSDLARELLKDPYTFDFLTLAEKCHERDLERALTTHIRDFLLELGVGFSFVGSQHRLEVGGREFFLDLLFYHLRLRCYVVVELKVGDFEPEFAGKMNFYLAAVDDLLRHPDDGPSLGIILCKGRNEVVVEYALRGSARPIGVTTFELKQMLHDALGAALPGTPGLPAQAAATDHGRAEHAEVPASRERNRASGACTNGSGRRSRGK
- a CDS encoding zinc-dependent metalloprotease; this encodes MSRLHRWLAAVAAPALLASACTRTPPASPAPATRGGPPAAAAPAGAPGAAQASAPAPGGGAAARQKTIAEVTAGSRRIDGLFPLYQDTTTGALHLVVREPQLGREFIYFNHTADGVVSGGHFRGQYRGNQIFRVRRAHNRIEFVRENTAFHFAPEHALARAAEANISPAVLAVQEIVARDPAKGEYLIKADDLFLTEALTQVKPSPVPGPPPPQPAFALGQLSKAKTRVAAVHNYPKNTDVVVDYVYENPAPVAGGDPGVADPRNVTIRVRHSLIEAPEDGFEPRFEDPRVGFFTTRVTDLTSTSATPYRDPISRWRLVKKDPTAAVSEPVQPIVFWIENTTPVELRETVRQAALVWNRAFEAAGFRNAVVVNVQPDDADWDAGDIRYNVIRWTSSPAPPFSGYGPSFVNPRTGEILGADIMLEFGFVSNRLRHDRLFAEAALPSFAGGDGEIDPQACMLGEQLHASTLFAAEALRAFGADEVEVTSRLREALHYLVLHEVGHTLGLMHNMKASTMLSPDQVRDAALTARTGLYGSVMDYPAVNVSGPGQPRAQVYTTSVGPYDVWAIQYGYADEMRDAGRRSTHLARSAEPGLAFGNDADDMRAPGKAIDPRVMLFDLTSDPIGYAEERMALVDRVTKDVLRRYTTPGASYHELRNAYLVLTAEQANAAAVVSRHVGGVYVDRAVAGQPGATRPFRPVPGAEQRRAMAVLREHVFGPGAFSAPAELYAHLQMQRRGFDHLPATEDPKVHDRVLNVQQQVLEHLLHPVVLKRISDSRLYGNDYPVVEVVGDLTDAVFADDQRGSVNTFRQNLQVAYVQRLLRIATDAPGYDAPSRSAALTNLRRIERLAAGRAGADAATAAHAASLRFLIERGLEAK